The Ramlibacter algicola genome segment CCCACATCGGATGCCGCTGCGCCTGGCGCACGCGGTTCCAACCCATCTGCGGAATCTTGAAACGGCTGCCATCGGGTTGCCGCCGGCCTTCCAGCTGGAAGCGGCGGACCTCGCCGGGGAACAGGCCCAGGCCTTCGCTCGGCCCTTCCTCGCTTCGTTCCAGCAGCATCTGCATGCCCACGCACACGCCGAACAGCGGTTTCGCCGCGGCGGCGTCGAGCACCGCCTGCTGCAGGCCCGAATCACGCAGTTCGCGCATGCAATCGGGCATGGCGCCCTGGCCGGGCAGCACGATGCGGTCGGCGGCGCGGACGTCGTCCACGCGCGAGGTGATCACGGCCTCGAAGCCACTGCCCTGCGCGGCGTGCAGCACCGCCTGCGAAACGGACCGCAGGTTGCCCATGCCGTAATCGACGACTGCGACGGTCTTCATCGATCGAAGCGGACCGCGGCGGCGGCCCAGGTCGCCATCAGAGGGAGCCCTTGGTGGACGGGATCGTGCCGGCCGCGCGCGGATCGAGTTCCGCGGCCGCGCGCAGCGCGCGCGCGAAGGCCTTGAACACGGTTTCGCATTGGTGGTGCGCGTTGTCGCCGCGCAGGTTGTCCACGTGCAGGGTGACGAAGGCGTGGTTGGCGAAGCCCTGGAAGAACTCGTGCGCCAGCTGGGTGTCGAAGCTGCCGATCATCCCGCTCTTGAACGGCACGTTCATCACGAGGCCGGGCCGGCCGGAGAAGTCCAGCACGACGCGCGACAGCGCCTCGTCCAGCGGCACGTACGCATGCCCGTAGCGGCGGATGCCCTTCTTGTCGCCGATCGCCTGGGCCACCGCCTGGCCGAAGGTGATGCCCACGTCTTCCACCGTGTGGTGGCCGTCGATGTGCAGGTCACCCTGGGCCTGGATGTCCAGGTCGACCATGCCGTGGCGGGCGATCTGGTCCAGCATGTGGTCGAAGAAGCCGATGCCCGTCGCCAGGCGCGCCTGGCCGGTCCCGTCCAGGTTGACCTTGACGGTGATCTTCGTCTCCGCGGTGTTGCGGGTGACTTCGGCGATGCGGGGCGTGGTCATAGGGACTGTTGCAGGGCCGCGAGCATCTGCGCGTTTTCATCGGCGGTGCCGACGGTCAGGCGCAGGCAGCGGGCCAGCAATGGATGCATTGTAGAAACGTTCTTGACGAGCACCCCGCGCTGCTTCATGCCCGCGAAGGTGCGTGCCGCATCGGGCACCCGCACCAGCACCATGTTGGCGTCGCTGTGCCAGGCCTGCACGCCGGGCAGTTGCGCGAGGCGCTCGAGCAGGCGGCCCCGCTCGGCCCGCAGGTCCGCGGCCTGGGCCTCGAACACGTCGGCGTGCTCGAGCGCGAACAGCGCCGCCTCGGCGTTGAGCACGCTCACGTTGTAAGGCGGGCGGACCTTGTCGACTTCGGCGATGAGCGCCTCGCGACCGATGAGATAGCCGATGCGGACGCCGGCCAGGCCGAACTTGCTCAGGGTGCGCATCAGCAGCACGTGCTCGTGGCGGCCGATGCGGTCGATGTAGCTGCGGCTGGCGAAGGGCTGGTACGCCTCGTCCATCACCACCAGCCCGGGCGCGGCCTGCACGATGCGCTCGATGGCGGCGTCGTCCCACAGGTTCGCCGTGGGGTTGTTCGGGTAGGCGAGGTAGACGATCGACGGCTGGTGCTGCTCGATCGCCGCCAGCATCGCGCGCTCGTCCAGCTCGAAGTCGGGCGTCAGATCCACGCCGACGAACTTCAGGCCCTGCAGCTGCGCGCTCATCGCGTACATGACGAAGCCGGGCACCGGCGCGACGATGGTCGCGCCGGGCACGTCGCACGCCATTGCAAGCATCGAGATCAGTTCGTCCGACCCGTTGCCCAGCATCAGCTGGAAGCCGGCAGGCACCTGCGCATGCCGATGCAGGGCCGCCTTGAGGTCGTCGAGGCGCGAGCCCGGATAGCGGTTGATGGCGACCGCGCCCAGACGCTCGCCCAGTTGGCGCTGCAGTTGCGGCGACAGGCGATGCGGGTTCTCCATCGCGTCGAGCTTCACCAGCCCGGCCGACGGCTGCACCGCATAGGCGTGCATGCCCTGCACGTCCGAGCGCAGCAGGCGTGCCAGGCGGTCCGGCAACTTGCTCATGGCTTGAGCCTCATCTCGGCGGCGCGCGCGTGCGCCTGGAGGCCTTCGCCGTGCGCAAGAACCGACGCGATGCGGCCGAGCGACTGCGCGCCCTGCTCGCTGACCTCGATCAGGCTGCTGCGCTTCTGGAAGTCGTACACGCCCAGCGGGCTGGAGAAGCGCGCCGTGCTGCTGGTGGGCAGCACGTGGTTGGGACCGGCGCAGTAGTCGCCCAGGCTCTCGCTGGTGAACGCGCCGAGGAAGATGGCGCCGGCGTGCTTGAGCAGCGGCTCCCAGCGGTGCGGCTCGGCGCTGGCGATCTCGAGGTGTTCGGGGGCGATGCGGTTGCTGATGGCGCAGGCCTCGTCCATCGAACGCGTGTGGATCAGCGCGCCGCGGTTCGTCATCGAGGCCGCGATGATCCGGGCGCGCGGCAGCGACGTCAGCAGCCGGTCGATCTCCTGCTGCACGCGATCCACGTACGCCGCGTCGGGGCACAGCAGGATGCTTTGCGCCAGTTCGTCGTGCTCGGCCTGCGAGAACAGGTCCATCGCCACCCAGTCCGCCGGCGTCGTGCCGTCCGCCAGCACGAGGATCTCGCTCGGCCCCGCGATCATGTCGATGCCGACCTGGCCGAACACGCGCCGCTTGGCGCTGGCTACGTAGGCATTGCCCGGGCCGGTGATCTTGTCGACGCGCGGCACCGTCTGCGTGCCGTACGCGAGCGCGCCGACCGCCTGCGCGCCACCGATCGCGAACGCGCGGTGCACGCCCGCGACGTGCGCCGCGGCCAGCACCAGGGGGTTGCGCTCGCCCCGCGGCGTGGGCACGACCATCACGATCTCGCCGACGCCGGCCACTTGCGCGGGGATCGCGTTCATCAGCACCGACGACGGATACGCCGCCTTGCCGCCCGGCACGTAGATGCCGACGCGGTCCAGCGGGGTCACCTTCTGCCCGAGCAGCGTGCCGTCCGCGTCGCGGTAGCTCCAGCTCTCGCCGCTCGCCCGCTTCTGCGCCTCGTGGTAGCTGCGCACGCGCGCAGCCGCCGTTTCGAGCGCGGTGCGCTGGTCGGATGGAAGCCCATCGAAGGCCGCCTTCAGGTCGGCCGCCTGCAGCTCGAGGTTTTCCAGGCTGTTCGCCTGCAAGCCATCGAAGCGCGACGTGAACTCCAGCACCGCGGCGTCGCCGCGATCGCGCACGGCCGCCAGGATGTCCGTCACCGCCTGCTCGATCGACGCGTCGGTGTCCGCGGACCAGTGCAGGCGCTGCTGGAACGCGGCGTCGAAGCCCGCATCGGCGGTGGACAGCCGCAAGGGACGCGCGGTGCTCACGCGGACGCCTTTCCGCAGGAAGCCTGCGCGAACGCGTCGATCAGCCGGCGCATCGGGGCCTGCTTCAGCTTCAGCGCGGCCTGGTTGACGACCAGGCGCGAACTGATGTCCATGATGCGTTCGACCTCGACGAGGTCGTTGGCCTTGAGCGTGCTGCCGGTGGACACCAGGTCGACGATGGCATCGGCCAACCCGGTGAGCGGGGCCAGTTCCATGCTGCCGTACAGCTTGATCAGGTCGACGTGCACGCCCTTGGCGGCGAAGAACTCGCGCGCGATGCCCACGTACTTGGTGGCGACGCGCAGGCGCGAACCCTGGCGCACGGCGCTGGCGTAGTCGAAATCGGCGCGCACCGCCACGCTCATGCGGCAGCGCGCGATGGCGAGGTCCAGCGGCTGGTACAGGCCCTGGTTGCCGTGTTCCAGCAGCGTGTCGAGGCCCGTCACGCCGAGGTCGGCGCCCCCGTACTGCACGTAGGTCGGGACGTCGGTGGCGCGCACCAGGACAACGCGGACGTCCGGCTGGTTGGTTGCGAGGATCAGCTTGCGCGACGTGTCCGGGTCCTCCAGCACGCGCACGCCCGCCTGCGCGAGCAGCGGCAGCGTCTCGTCGAAGATGCGGCCCTTGGACAGGGCGAGCGTGATGCCGGTCACCGTCCGCCCACGCGTTCGATGTCGGCGCCGAGGCCGGCGAGCTTGGCTTCCATCCGGTCGTAGCCGCGGTCCAGGTGGTAGATGCGATCGACCAGGGTCTCGCCCTCGGCGACCAGGCCCGCGATCACCAGGCTGGCCGACGCGCGCAGGTCGGTGGCCATCACCGCCGCACCGGACAGGCGCGGCACGCCTTCGATGACCGCGATCTTGCCGTCGACCTGGATGCGCGCCCCGAGCCGCAGCAGCTCGTTCACGTGCATGAAGCGGTTCTCGAAGATGGTCTCGGTCACGTGCGAGGCGCCTTCGGCCACGACGTTCAGCACCATGAACTGCGCCTGCATGTCGGTGGGGAAGCCCGGGTACTCGGTCGTGCGGAAGCTCTGCGCCTTCGGCCGGCCCTCGCTGCGGATGCGGATGCCTTCGGGCACCGGCGTCACCGTCGCGCCGGCGGCGCGCAGCTTCTCGATCACCGCTTCGAGGTGGTCGGCGCGCGCATGCCGCAGCAGCGCGTCGCCCCCGGCCGCGGCGACCGCGCACAGGAACGTGCCCGCCTCGATGCGGTCCGGCACCACGTGGTGCGTGCACCCGGACAGGCGCGACACGCCCTGGATGCGGATGCGGCTGGTGCCGTGGCCCTCGATGCGGGCGCCCATGCGAATGAGCATCTCGGCCAGGTCGGTGACCTCCGGCTCCTGCGCCGCGTTCTCCAGCACCGTCTCGCCTTCGGCCAGGGTGGCGGCCATCAGCAGGTTCTCGGTGCCGGTGACGGTCACCATGTCGGTGGTGATGCTGGCGCCGCGCAGGCGCTCGCGGCCCTTGGGCAGCCTGGCGATCATGTAGCCGTGCTCGACGACGATGTCGGCGCCCATCTGCTGCAGGCCCTTGATGTGCTGGTCGACCGGCCGCGAGCCGATGGCGCAGCCGCCGGGCAGCGACACGGTCGCCTCGCCGAAGCGCGCGAGGAGCGGCCCCAAGGCGAGCACCGAAGCGCGCATCGTCTTCACCAGTTCGTACGGGGCTTCGGGCGTCGTGAGCCCGCGCGCATCGATGTGCACGCGGTCGCCCCCATGGCGGTCGACCTGCACGCCCATGTTGCGCAGCAGCTTGAGCATCGTGCTCACGTCCTGCAGCTGCGGCACGTTCTCCAGGGTGACGGGTTCGTCGGTCAGCAGCGCGGCGCACAGCTCCGGCAGCGCCGCATTCTTGGCGCCGGAAATGCGGACCTCGCCGTGGAGCGCACGGCCCCCGCGAATCAGTAGCTTGTCCATGACAGGTCAGTGGTGGTGGGCGGCCCACTCGGCCGGGGTGTACGTGCGCATCGACAGCGCATGCACCTCGTCCGTGTGCATTCTCGCACCCAGGGTGGCATAGACCAGCTGGTGCCGCTGCACGGGGCGGCGGCCTTCGAAGGCGGCCGACACGATGACGGCCGACCAGTGCCGGCCGTCGCCTTCCACCTCCAGGTGGTCGCAGGCCAGGCCGCTGGCGATGATCGAGCGCAGGTCGTCCGGAGTCATTTCAATTGCGGATCTTGTAGCCGATACGCAGGAGGTGCAGCGCGATCGCGCTGACCACGGCGAAGGCACTGCCGACGATGGCCAGGCTGAGCCAGGGCGACACGTCGCTCACGCCGAAGAAGCCATAGCGGAACCCGTCGATCATGTAGAAGAACGGGTTGAGGTGGCTCACGCCCTGCCAGAACGGCGGCAGCGAGTGGATCGAATAGAACACGCCGGACAGGAATGTCATCGGCATCACGATGAAGTTCTGGAACGCCGCCATCTGGTCGAACTTC includes the following:
- a CDS encoding BolA family protein, with the translated sequence MTPDDLRSIIASGLACDHLEVEGDGRHWSAVIVSAAFEGRRPVQRHQLVYATLGARMHTDEVHALSMRTYTPAEWAAHHH
- the hisC gene encoding histidinol-phosphate transaminase, giving the protein MSKLPDRLARLLRSDVQGMHAYAVQPSAGLVKLDAMENPHRLSPQLQRQLGERLGAVAINRYPGSRLDDLKAALHRHAQVPAGFQLMLGNGSDELISMLAMACDVPGATIVAPVPGFVMYAMSAQLQGLKFVGVDLTPDFELDERAMLAAIEQHQPSIVYLAYPNNPTANLWDDAAIERIVQAAPGLVVMDEAYQPFASRSYIDRIGRHEHVLLMRTLSKFGLAGVRIGYLIGREALIAEVDKVRPPYNVSVLNAEAALFALEHADVFEAQAADLRAERGRLLERLAQLPGVQAWHSDANMVLVRVPDAARTFAGMKQRGVLVKNVSTMHPLLARCLRLTVGTADENAQMLAALQQSL
- the murA gene encoding UDP-N-acetylglucosamine 1-carboxyvinyltransferase codes for the protein MDKLLIRGGRALHGEVRISGAKNAALPELCAALLTDEPVTLENVPQLQDVSTMLKLLRNMGVQVDRHGGDRVHIDARGLTTPEAPYELVKTMRASVLALGPLLARFGEATVSLPGGCAIGSRPVDQHIKGLQQMGADIVVEHGYMIARLPKGRERLRGASITTDMVTVTGTENLLMAATLAEGETVLENAAQEPEVTDLAEMLIRMGARIEGHGTSRIRIQGVSRLSGCTHHVVPDRIEAGTFLCAVAAAGGDALLRHARADHLEAVIEKLRAAGATVTPVPEGIRIRSEGRPKAQSFRTTEYPGFPTDMQAQFMVLNVVAEGASHVTETIFENRFMHVNELLRLGARIQVDGKIAVIEGVPRLSGAAVMATDLRASASLVIAGLVAEGETLVDRIYHLDRGYDRMEAKLAGLGADIERVGGR
- the hisD gene encoding histidinol dehydrogenase, with translation MSTARPLRLSTADAGFDAAFQQRLHWSADTDASIEQAVTDILAAVRDRGDAAVLEFTSRFDGLQANSLENLELQAADLKAAFDGLPSDQRTALETAAARVRSYHEAQKRASGESWSYRDADGTLLGQKVTPLDRVGIYVPGGKAAYPSSVLMNAIPAQVAGVGEIVMVVPTPRGERNPLVLAAAHVAGVHRAFAIGGAQAVGALAYGTQTVPRVDKITGPGNAYVASAKRRVFGQVGIDMIAGPSEILVLADGTTPADWVAMDLFSQAEHDELAQSILLCPDAAYVDRVQQEIDRLLTSLPRARIIAASMTNRGALIHTRSMDEACAISNRIAPEHLEIASAEPHRWEPLLKHAGAIFLGAFTSESLGDYCAGPNHVLPTSSTARFSSPLGVYDFQKRSSLIEVSEQGAQSLGRIASVLAHGEGLQAHARAAEMRLKP
- the hisB gene encoding imidazoleglycerol-phosphate dehydratase HisB, with translation MTTPRIAEVTRNTAETKITVKVNLDGTGQARLATGIGFFDHMLDQIARHGMVDLDIQAQGDLHIDGHHTVEDVGITFGQAVAQAIGDKKGIRRYGHAYVPLDEALSRVVLDFSGRPGLVMNVPFKSGMIGSFDTQLAHEFFQGFANHAFVTLHVDNLRGDNAHHQCETVFKAFARALRAAAELDPRAAGTIPSTKGSL
- the hisH gene encoding imidazole glycerol phosphate synthase subunit HisH → MKTVAVVDYGMGNLRSVSQAVLHAAQGSGFEAVITSRVDDVRAADRIVLPGQGAMPDCMRELRDSGLQQAVLDAAAAKPLFGVCVGMQMLLERSEEGPSEGLGLFPGEVRRFQLEGRRQPDGSRFKIPQMGWNRVRQAQRHPMWAGIPDGAWFYFVHSFHACPSDTRHSAGEADYGGSFTAVLARDNIFATQFHPEKSADAGLALYRNFLRWNP
- the hisG gene encoding ATP phosphoribosyltransferase is translated as MTGITLALSKGRIFDETLPLLAQAGVRVLEDPDTSRKLILATNQPDVRVVLVRATDVPTYVQYGGADLGVTGLDTLLEHGNQGLYQPLDLAIARCRMSVAVRADFDYASAVRQGSRLRVATKYVGIAREFFAAKGVHVDLIKLYGSMELAPLTGLADAIVDLVSTGSTLKANDLVEVERIMDISSRLVVNQAALKLKQAPMRRLIDAFAQASCGKASA